In a genomic window of Equus przewalskii isolate Varuska chromosome 4, EquPr2, whole genome shotgun sequence:
- the LOC103552541 gene encoding olfactory receptor 2A2-like — protein MGSNQSWVTEFVLVGFQLSADVQVLLLWVFSLFYIFSLLANGVILGLICLDPSLHTPMYFFLSHLSIIDMSYASSNVPKMLANLVNQDRTISFVPCIIQTFLYVSFGHTECLILVVMSYDRFVAICHPLQYTVIMNWRVCMALAITSWSCGFILSLVHAILLLRLPFCGPREVNHLFCEILSVLKLACADTSINQVVILADCVFVLVGALYLMLVSYMHILWAILKIQSKEGCTKAFSTCLSHLCVVGLFFGIAMVVNMVPDSSQREEREKILSLFHSLFNPMLNPLIYSLRNAQVKGALYRALQKKRPT, from the coding sequence ATGGGAAGCAACCAGTCATGGGTCACAGAGTTCGTCTTGGTGGGATTCCAGCTCAGTGCAGACGTGCAAGTGCTCCTCCTCTGGGTCTTCTCCCTGTTCTACATTTTCAGTCTGTTGGCAAATGGCGTGATCTTGGGACTCATCTGTCTGGATCCGAGTCtacacacccccatgtacttcttcctctcacATCTGTCCATCATTGACATGTCCTATGCTTCCAGTAATGTGCCCAAGATGTTGGCAAACTTAGTGAACCAGGATAGAACCATATCTTTTGTTCCATGCATTATTCAGacatttttgtatgtgagttttGGTCACACAGAATGCCTGATTTTGGTGGTCATGTCTTATGATAGGTTTGTGGCCATCTGCCACCCCCTACAGTACACTGTCATCATGAACTGGAGAGTGTGCATGGCCCTGGCTATCACTTCCTGGTCCTGTGGATTTATTCTGTCTCTGGTACATGCAATTCTCCTTCTCAGATTGCCCTTCTGTGGGCCCCGGGAAGTGAACCACCTCTTCTGTGAAATTCTGTCTGTCCTCAAGCTGGCCTGTGCTGACACCTCGATCAACCAAGTGGTTATCCTTGCTGACTGTGTGTTTGTCTTAGTTGGGGCCCTCTACTTAATGCTAGTCTCCTACATGCACATCCTCTGGGCCATCCTAAAGATCCAGTCAAAGGAGGGCTGCAcaaaggccttctccacctgcctctcccacctctgtgTGGTTGGACTCTTCTTTGGCATTGCCATGGTGGTTAACATGGTCCCAGACTCCAGTCAACGAGAAGAACGGGAGAAAATACTGTCCCTATTTCACAGTCTGTTTAACCCAATGCTGAACCCcctcatctacagcctgaggaatgCTCAGGTGAAGGGCGCCTTGTATCGAGCACTGCAGAAGAAGAGGCCCACGTGA